One part of the Paenibacillus silvisoli genome encodes these proteins:
- a CDS encoding ABC transporter substrate-binding protein, which produces MSKQKKLVASSVTLMLMGSLVLTGCGSNNNQASNNAAANTTNQASSANSNKNESAANSSTNNAAAANATAANTAAEEPVEITMYIANSPVKDMDRIMEAANKIIKENINATLKLVVTDWSAYPQKLNLMISSGEPFDIAFAASWGDLNYFQSASKGAFADMTELLDKYAPTTKSRVPDSVWSGVKVNGKIYGAVNYQVWGMAGARGIQLKKDLVDKYNFDWKSVKSWDDLTPFFAEVKKGEKGIIPMEAGQLFSSQPVYYNMDSVGDNTVPGWVKYGDNEIKVFNQYETPEFKAYLKTMRDWYKNGYLRKDAATLKDILPDRKAGKLAAIYSQPFPDDVDLPEGEGTSMMAQSDPAGKAYSYNKRFTPAFISANSPSAAVLTIGANSQHKEKAMQLIELINSNDDLFHLLAFGQPDVDYKPVGDKQFELIPDKYNFNWSEWEIGQSYNRMLWDKSTDMAVTDKRLSTIYAADKTAMVSPVMGFVFDSEPVKTQLANVNSVTAELLKGLEVGSIDPDKYLDTFLKKIKDAGADDIIAEKQKQIDAWKAANGK; this is translated from the coding sequence GTGTCTAAACAGAAGAAACTCGTTGCTTCATCGGTTACACTCATGCTCATGGGATCACTAGTACTCACCGGCTGCGGCAGCAATAACAATCAAGCTTCAAATAATGCTGCTGCGAATACAACGAATCAAGCATCCTCAGCTAACTCGAACAAGAATGAGTCCGCAGCGAATTCATCGACAAACAATGCAGCGGCTGCCAACGCAACAGCCGCGAACACGGCGGCAGAAGAACCGGTCGAAATTACGATGTATATCGCGAACTCCCCTGTTAAAGACATGGACCGTATTATGGAAGCGGCTAACAAAATCATTAAAGAAAACATCAATGCTACACTCAAGCTTGTCGTAACCGATTGGAGCGCGTATCCGCAGAAACTTAATCTGATGATTTCCTCCGGTGAGCCGTTCGACATCGCCTTTGCCGCAAGCTGGGGCGATCTGAACTACTTCCAAAGCGCATCTAAAGGCGCGTTTGCCGACATGACAGAGCTGCTTGACAAATATGCGCCTACAACGAAATCGCGCGTGCCGGATTCCGTATGGAGCGGCGTGAAGGTCAACGGTAAAATCTACGGTGCCGTCAACTACCAAGTATGGGGGATGGCAGGAGCAAGGGGCATTCAGCTTAAAAAAGATCTTGTAGATAAATATAACTTCGATTGGAAATCGGTTAAGAGCTGGGATGACCTGACGCCGTTCTTCGCTGAAGTCAAGAAAGGCGAGAAAGGCATCATTCCGATGGAAGCGGGACAATTGTTCTCGAGTCAGCCGGTGTACTACAACATGGATTCCGTTGGCGATAACACGGTTCCAGGCTGGGTCAAATACGGCGACAATGAGATTAAAGTATTCAATCAGTATGAGACGCCTGAATTCAAAGCGTACTTGAAAACGATGCGCGATTGGTATAAGAACGGCTATCTCCGGAAAGACGCGGCTACGCTGAAGGATATCCTTCCAGACCGTAAAGCCGGGAAACTCGCAGCTATCTATTCCCAGCCATTCCCGGATGATGTGGATTTGCCGGAAGGTGAGGGTACCAGCATGATGGCTCAATCGGATCCTGCTGGGAAAGCTTATTCTTATAACAAACGGTTCACCCCGGCGTTCATTTCTGCGAATTCGCCTTCTGCGGCAGTTCTGACCATTGGTGCGAACTCGCAGCACAAGGAAAAGGCCATGCAGCTGATCGAATTGATCAATTCGAATGACGACTTGTTCCATCTGCTCGCATTTGGGCAGCCGGATGTCGATTACAAGCCGGTGGGCGACAAACAATTCGAATTAATTCCGGATAAGTACAATTTTAACTGGTCCGAGTGGGAAATCGGTCAATCTTATAACAGAATGCTGTGGGACAAGAGCACGGACATGGCCGTAACGGATAAGCGCCTCAGCACGATTTACGCAGCAGACAAAACGGCAATGGTATCGCCGGTCATGGGCTTCGTATTCGACTCCGAGCCTGTTAAGACCCAACTTGCCAACGTAAACTCTGTCACCGCCGAACTGCTGAAGGGACTCGAGGTCGGATCAATTGATCCGGACAAATACTTGGATACGTTTCTCAAGAAGATCAAAGACGCGGGTGCCGATGATATTATCGCCGAGAAGCAGAAGCAGATCGACGCGTGGAAAGCGGCAAACGGCAAATAA
- a CDS encoding Gfo/Idh/MocA family protein: protein MKTITAALIGAGQRGAGAYAPYALHYPEEIRFVAVAEGDPERRERFAEAYGIPELNTFDDWEDFLARPKMADAVLICTQDNMHFEPTIQALKKGYHVLLEKPMSPDPLECFIMGEYAEKYGRVLSICHVLRYTDFFATIKQLVTDGRIGRLVSIVHVENVEHRHQAHSFVRGNWSKAEVSSPMILAKSCHDMDILQWIVDEECVNVSSFGSLTHFRKESAPKGAPERCLDGCPVQASCPYYAPRMYIERDDWVGAVLRSVVSNDTSDEGVMCALKDGPYGRCVYHCDNDVVDHQVVNLEFASGVTVAFTMSAFTFEGGRSVKLMGTHGQIRADMEKNVIEVTNFITRDTEIIHLDADAAGHGGGDTNIMRDFVRLVGSDGQEKGLTGAKASVQSHLIAFAAEKSRLEKRVVSIPEFVKELKAGSRATSVKPV, encoded by the coding sequence ATGAAAACCATAACAGCTGCACTGATTGGGGCAGGTCAAAGAGGAGCGGGGGCCTATGCTCCCTATGCGTTACATTATCCCGAGGAGATTCGTTTTGTGGCGGTTGCGGAGGGAGACCCGGAGCGGCGGGAACGGTTTGCGGAAGCTTACGGTATTCCTGAGCTGAATACATTCGACGATTGGGAGGATTTTCTGGCGAGACCCAAAATGGCGGATGCCGTCCTGATATGCACGCAGGACAACATGCACTTCGAGCCGACGATTCAGGCGCTAAAGAAAGGCTATCACGTCCTATTAGAGAAGCCGATGTCCCCGGACCCGCTGGAATGCTTCATTATGGGCGAATATGCGGAGAAATATGGGCGAGTGCTGTCTATTTGCCATGTCCTTCGCTATACGGATTTTTTCGCGACGATCAAGCAGCTTGTCACGGATGGAAGGATCGGCAGGCTCGTTTCTATTGTACATGTGGAGAACGTCGAGCACCGGCACCAAGCCCATAGCTTCGTCCGCGGCAATTGGAGTAAAGCCGAAGTTTCGAGCCCGATGATTCTGGCCAAGAGCTGCCACGATATGGATATCCTCCAATGGATCGTCGATGAGGAATGCGTGAACGTGTCCTCCTTCGGCTCACTGACCCATTTTCGCAAAGAGAGCGCTCCCAAAGGCGCCCCCGAACGCTGTTTGGACGGGTGCCCGGTTCAAGCTTCGTGCCCGTACTACGCGCCGCGCATGTATATCGAAAGAGACGATTGGGTCGGAGCGGTGCTGCGGTCGGTCGTCAGCAACGACACGAGCGACGAAGGCGTGATGTGCGCATTAAAGGACGGGCCTTACGGCCGATGCGTCTATCACTGCGATAATGACGTGGTGGATCATCAAGTCGTCAACCTGGAATTTGCGAGCGGCGTGACCGTCGCTTTTACCATGAGCGCTTTCACGTTTGAAGGCGGCCGCTCGGTCAAACTGATGGGCACGCACGGCCAGATTCGGGCGGATATGGAGAAAAATGTGATTGAAGTGACTAACTTCATTACCCGAGATACGGAAATCATCCATCTGGATGCGGATGCGGCAGGGCATGGCGGCGGCGATACGAATATTATGCGGGATTTTGTGCGCCTCGTTGGAAGCGACGGTCAGGAGAAAGGACTAACCGGCGCGAAGGCTTCGGTGCAAAGCCATTTAATCGCGTTTGCGGCAGAGAAATCCAGGCTGGAGAAGCGGGTCGTGTCCATACCGGAATTCGTTAAGGAATTGAAAGCGGGATCGCGTGCAACGTCTGTAAAACCAGTATAG